In the Chroococcidiopsis sp. SAG 2025 genome, one interval contains:
- the yidC gene encoding membrane protein insertase YidC produces MDFGIGFLSNNVMLPILDFFYGIVPSYGLAIVALTLVIRFALYPLSAGSIRTMRRTRVTQPLMQKRVKEIQERYKDNPAKMQEEMGAVYKEFGNPLAGCLPVLLQMPVLFALFATLRGSPFSDINYNVNLQVFPQEQIERIQPQAFTTPPQNIYITDGVHARVAAILPSGNKLVVGDKTKIDFQTPEGKPFSALATEYPDTNLVPKWKVTKGEERVKIDENGNIEALQPGDVTIQATIPGLAANKGFLFIDALGRVGAFDEDGTIHWDIVAMVIGFGLSLYLNQVLSGQGSTSNNPQQDTVNKITPIIFSGMFLFFPLPAGVLMYMLIANIFQTLQTYIVSREPLPENLQKLVEAADAKAGDDAGRQSLPFEPGRKKKEKPSG; encoded by the coding sequence ATGGATTTTGGTATAGGGTTTCTTTCCAACAACGTTATGTTGCCGATCCTAGATTTTTTCTACGGGATCGTGCCGAGCTACGGGTTGGCGATCGTAGCCTTGACACTGGTGATTCGCTTTGCGCTCTATCCGCTGAGTGCCGGATCGATTCGGACGATGCGCCGCACGCGAGTTACTCAACCTTTGATGCAAAAGCGCGTCAAAGAGATTCAAGAGCGCTATAAAGACAATCCTGCCAAAATGCAGGAGGAAATGGGCGCTGTTTACAAAGAATTTGGCAATCCATTGGCAGGATGTTTGCCAGTCTTGCTGCAAATGCCCGTACTGTTCGCCCTATTCGCGACACTGCGGGGATCGCCGTTTTCGGATATCAACTACAACGTCAACCTGCAAGTCTTTCCCCAAGAACAGATCGAACGCATTCAACCGCAGGCTTTTACCACTCCGCCGCAAAACATTTATATTACCGATGGCGTTCACGCTCGCGTTGCAGCAATCTTGCCCAGTGGGAATAAATTGGTGGTCGGGGACAAAACTAAAATTGATTTTCAAACTCCAGAGGGTAAGCCTTTCTCAGCTCTAGCAACAGAGTATCCCGATACCAATCTCGTTCCCAAATGGAAAGTCACTAAAGGGGAAGAAAGGGTAAAAATTGATGAAAACGGTAATATCGAAGCCCTTCAACCAGGTGATGTGACAATTCAAGCAACAATCCCTGGACTTGCAGCTAACAAGGGCTTTTTATTTATTGATGCCTTAGGCAGAGTCGGCGCTTTTGATGAAGACGGAACGATCCATTGGGATATTGTGGCAATGGTGATTGGTTTTGGTCTCAGTCTCTACCTCAACCAAGTTCTATCCGGTCAAGGTTCTACCTCTAACAATCCCCAACAAGATACAGTCAACAAGATCACCCCAATTATTTTCTCAGGGATGTTTTTGTTCTTTCCGCTGCCTGCTGGCGTGTTGATGTACATGCTGATTGCAAATATATTCCAAACACTCCAGACATACATTGTTTCCCGCGAACCCCTACCAGAAAACTTACAAAAGCTTGTCGAAGCAGCAGATGCTAAAGCAGGAGACGATGCAGGTCGTCAGTCGCTTCCTTTTGAACCAGGGCGGAAGAAAAAAGAAAAACCTTCAGGCTAA
- a CDS encoding PH domain-containing protein produces MGIREEVYYEGGPHIGDLIINLLIGLTLIGIPLTVGAIVRALWLRYRITNRRISVTGGWMGRDRTDIIYAEIVKIVKVPRGFGLWGDMVLTLRNGSRLEMRSVPKFRELYDYISEKAAEKNPQVKTKATT; encoded by the coding sequence ATGGGAATTCGTGAAGAAGTTTACTACGAAGGTGGTCCTCATATCGGGGATCTCATTATTAATTTGCTCATCGGGCTGACGCTGATTGGTATCCCCTTGACAGTTGGTGCAATTGTACGGGCATTGTGGTTGCGCTACCGCATCACAAATCGCCGTATTTCTGTTACAGGCGGCTGGATGGGGCGCGATCGCACCGATATCATTTATGCTGAAATTGTCAAAATTGTGAAAGTACCGCGCGGATTCGGTTTATGGGGCGATATGGTACTAACTTTAAGAAACGGTAGCCGTTTGGAAATGCGGTCAGTTCCCAAATTCCGCGAACTATACGACTATATCAGCGAAAAGGCAGCAGAAAAAAATCCTCAAGTCAAGACCAAAGCTACAACTTGA
- the rnpA gene encoding ribonuclease P protein component, which produces MGLSKVNRLSSREDFRAVFRAGIRRNGNRMTLRALRMQNATTSVADGKLATATHKVGAPTRIGISISTKVSKKAVVRNRIKRQLRVAFRCLLPRISPGWLLVVIVQPSAAQQECVTKQFLQELEQLLVAAEVLNGNS; this is translated from the coding sequence TTGGGTTTGTCAAAAGTAAATCGGCTCTCAAGTAGAGAAGACTTTCGCGCCGTATTTCGAGCTGGAATACGGCGCAACGGCAATCGCATGACTTTGAGGGCTTTGCGAATGCAAAATGCCACAACCTCAGTAGCAGACGGCAAGTTAGCCACAGCTACGCATAAAGTAGGTGCGCCTACACGGATCGGTATTTCTATTAGCACAAAAGTGAGTAAAAAAGCAGTCGTCCGCAATCGGATTAAGCGACAACTGCGGGTTGCCTTTCGCTGTCTATTGCCCCGTATTTCACCTGGATGGTTACTGGTGGTTATCGTTCAACCATCAGCAGCGCAGCAGGAGTGCGTAACCAAACAATTTCTGCAAGAATTAGAGCAGTTATTGGTAGCAGCCGAGGTGCTTAATGGGAATTCGTGA
- the rpmH gene encoding 50S ribosomal protein L34: MKRTLEGTNRKRKRTSGFRARMRTPDGQNVIRARRRKGRHRLTV, from the coding sequence ATGAAACGCACGCTGGAAGGTACTAACCGCAAAAGAAAGAGAACATCTGGGTTTCGCGCTCGGATGCGTACCCCCGACGGACAAAACGTGATTAGAGCGCGCCGCAGAAAAGGTCGTCACCGCCTCACTGTCTAA
- a CDS encoding DUF2808 domain-containing protein, whose protein sequence is MRRLLASIAVSGLLLTGLPLVSSAQGTSGFTLWSGVKRENQLPYKLDFGGQTSGWDRYRLRIPQKKLNLAVSQFSISYPDYFKGKFDTDRIEVRIKGDKVPLQEVVWDKENHKVDIYPKEPVPAGSRVELVFSNVKNPSSGGTFYFNCQIQTPGDVPLLRYLGTWIVTIS, encoded by the coding sequence ATGCGTCGCCTACTTGCCTCGATCGCCGTTTCTGGCTTATTACTAACTGGGCTGCCCCTTGTATCATCCGCTCAGGGTACATCAGGATTTACTCTCTGGAGTGGCGTAAAGCGCGAGAATCAACTCCCCTACAAACTAGACTTTGGCGGACAAACTAGCGGCTGGGATCGCTATCGGTTGAGAATTCCACAGAAAAAGCTGAATTTAGCAGTATCGCAGTTTTCTATTTCCTACCCAGACTATTTTAAAGGTAAATTTGACACCGATCGGATTGAGGTACGGATTAAGGGTGATAAAGTGCCTTTGCAAGAAGTTGTTTGGGATAAGGAAAATCATAAAGTCGATATTTATCCTAAAGAACCCGTTCCAGCTGGTAGCAGAGTGGAATTGGTCTTCTCGAACGTAAAAAACCCTAGCTCTGGTGGTACTTTCTACTTTAACTGTCAGATTCAAACACCTGGAGACGTACCGCTACTGCGCTATCTGGGAACGTGGATCGTTACTATCAGTTGA
- a CDS encoding Re/Si-specific NAD(P)(+) transhydrogenase subunit alpha produces MKIAVAKEIEVGERRVALVPDVVARLVKQGVEVWVEAGAGDRAFFSDAAYEAAGAKIVSDPGYLWWEADVLLKVGVPQEREDGRSEVEMLREGAVLISFLNPLGEPAIAKRLAERRISAFSMEMIPRTTRAQSMDALSSQASIAGYKAVLIGAAALPKYFPMLTTAAGTIAPAKVFIIGAGVAGLQAIATARRLGAVVEAFDIRPAVKEEVQSLGAKFVEVQLEEDTVAAGGYAKEVSEIAKQRTQEAIAEHVKLSDVVITTAQVPGRKAPILVTEEMVAQMKPGSVVVDLAAEQGGNCACTEPGKDVQRNGVTIIGTIDLPSSVPIHASQLYAKNLLSLVQLMINKEDKSLQLNFEDDIIDAACITHAGEIRNSRVKEALATLVGIGNG; encoded by the coding sequence ATGAAAATAGCGGTGGCAAAAGAAATCGAAGTTGGAGAGCGTCGGGTCGCTCTAGTACCAGATGTCGTTGCCCGATTGGTAAAACAAGGTGTAGAGGTGTGGGTAGAAGCGGGAGCTGGCGATCGCGCTTTCTTCTCGGACGCAGCCTACGAAGCCGCAGGAGCCAAAATCGTTAGCGATCCGGGATATCTGTGGTGGGAAGCAGACGTGTTGCTGAAAGTAGGAGTCCCCCAAGAACGCGAAGATGGACGCTCGGAAGTGGAAATGTTGCGGGAAGGAGCTGTCCTCATCAGTTTTCTCAATCCCTTGGGAGAACCTGCGATCGCCAAGCGGCTAGCAGAACGGCGAATTTCCGCCTTTAGCATGGAGATGATCCCCCGCACGACTAGAGCGCAGAGCATGGATGCTTTGTCTTCTCAAGCCTCGATCGCGGGTTACAAAGCAGTGCTAATTGGAGCGGCAGCTTTACCCAAGTACTTTCCCATGTTAACAACAGCGGCGGGGACAATCGCCCCAGCCAAAGTATTCATAATTGGTGCGGGAGTAGCAGGATTACAGGCGATCGCCACTGCAAGACGACTGGGAGCAGTAGTAGAAGCTTTTGATATTCGTCCGGCGGTGAAAGAAGAAGTCCAAAGCTTGGGAGCCAAGTTTGTTGAAGTGCAGTTAGAAGAAGACACTGTAGCTGCTGGCGGCTATGCAAAGGAAGTTTCGGAAATAGCAAAACAGCGCACTCAGGAAGCGATCGCGGAACACGTCAAGCTATCAGACGTAGTGATTACCACCGCACAAGTCCCTGGTAGAAAAGCACCGATCCTCGTGACAGAAGAAATGGTAGCGCAGATGAAGCCAGGTTCGGTAGTTGTCGATTTAGCCGCAGAACAAGGTGGCAACTGTGCTTGCACGGAGCCAGGAAAAGACGTACAGCGCAATGGTGTCACCATCATCGGCACGATCGATCTCCCCTCATCCGTACCCATCCATGCCAGCCAGTTGTATGCCAAAAACCTGCTGTCACTGGTGCAGTTGATGATTAACAAGGAAGATAAAAGCCTTCAGCTCAACTTTGAAGACGACATCATCGATGCAGCCTGTATTACCCACGCTGGAGAAATTCGCAACTCACGGGTAAAGGAAGCCTTGGCAACACTGGTGGGGATTGGTAATGGGTAA
- a CDS encoding NAD(P) transhydrogenase subunit alpha: MTEALIAALFVFVLASFAGFEVINKVPPTLHTPLMSGSNAISGIAVIGALLVSGPKESNLSVILGLIAVILATINVVGGFLVTDRMLQMFKKKEVKA, from the coding sequence ATGACAGAAGCTTTAATTGCTGCTTTATTCGTGTTTGTTTTGGCATCATTTGCGGGATTTGAGGTGATTAATAAAGTCCCGCCAACACTGCACACGCCTTTGATGTCTGGTTCTAACGCAATTTCAGGGATTGCGGTTATCGGTGCTTTGCTGGTTTCTGGTCCCAAGGAATCAAATTTATCAGTGATTTTGGGCTTGATTGCCGTGATTCTAGCCACGATTAACGTCGTCGGTGGTTTTTTAGTCACCGATCGCATGTTGCAAATGTTTAAGAAAAAAGAGGTGAAAGCGTGA
- a CDS encoding NAD(P)(+) transhydrogenase (Re/Si-specific) subunit beta, with product MSDFLPTGIQLTYLVAASLFIIGLKKLSSPATARNGNLLAAVGMLLAIVATLLDRQVLNYQMIVVALAIGSAIGAIAAYKVQMTEMPQMVGLLNGLGGAASALVAVAEFWRLLGTAEPVPLDANISMLLDVFIGGITFTGSMLAFAKLQGLISGSPITFPLQQPINALLLISYIVGSGFLLVDPTNLPVFLGLVAVSLVLGVMFVVPIGGGDMPVVISLLNSFSGLAAGAAGFVVMNNVLIISGALVGASGLILTEIMCKAMNRSLISVLFGAFGGGGSASGAGGAAAGDQTTRSVDAEEAAMMLGYARSVVIVPGYGMAVAQAQHTVRELADQLDRLGVEVKYAIHPVAGRMPGHMNVLLAEANVPYTQLYDMDDINPQFDQTDVALVIGANDVVNPAARHDTASPIYGMPILEVDRAKHTIVIKRGMSTGFAGVDNELFYKDKTMMFFGSAKDAVAKLVSEVKHL from the coding sequence GTGAGCGATTTTCTGCCAACTGGGATTCAGCTGACTTATTTAGTCGCTGCCTCTTTATTTATTATCGGTTTGAAAAAACTGAGTTCGCCTGCAACAGCGCGTAACGGTAATCTCTTAGCTGCAGTCGGGATGCTTCTAGCGATCGTGGCAACGCTGCTCGACCGCCAGGTGTTGAACTATCAAATGATTGTAGTGGCTTTGGCGATCGGTTCGGCAATAGGTGCGATCGCGGCTTACAAAGTCCAAATGACTGAAATGCCTCAAATGGTAGGCTTGCTCAACGGTTTAGGCGGTGCTGCTTCTGCTTTAGTGGCAGTTGCCGAGTTTTGGCGACTGTTGGGAACTGCCGAACCAGTGCCGCTCGATGCCAATATCTCCATGCTGCTAGATGTCTTTATCGGTGGCATCACCTTCACGGGTAGTATGCTGGCTTTTGCCAAGCTACAAGGACTTATCAGTGGTTCCCCGATTACATTTCCCTTGCAGCAACCAATCAACGCTCTGCTGCTAATTAGTTACATCGTAGGTAGCGGCTTTTTGTTGGTCGATCCGACTAATTTACCCGTATTTTTGGGATTAGTCGCTGTTTCCCTGGTTCTAGGGGTTATGTTCGTCGTCCCCATCGGTGGAGGCGATATGCCTGTGGTGATTTCGCTGTTGAACTCCTTTTCCGGTTTAGCAGCAGGTGCGGCTGGTTTCGTAGTCATGAACAACGTGCTGATCATCTCTGGTGCTTTGGTAGGCGCTTCGGGATTGATCCTGACGGAGATCATGTGTAAAGCGATGAACCGCTCCCTGATTAGCGTTTTATTCGGTGCTTTTGGTGGCGGTGGCTCGGCTAGTGGTGCAGGTGGTGCTGCCGCAGGCGATCAAACTACCCGTTCTGTAGATGCTGAAGAAGCCGCAATGATGTTGGGTTATGCTCGTTCTGTAGTGATCGTTCCTGGTTACGGCATGGCAGTAGCTCAAGCACAGCACACCGTTCGGGAGCTTGCCGATCAACTAGACAGATTGGGTGTAGAAGTCAAATATGCCATTCATCCTGTAGCGGGACGGATGCCGGGACACATGAACGTGTTGTTGGCAGAAGCAAACGTGCCTTACACCCAGTTGTACGACATGGATGATATCAACCCCCAGTTCGATCAAACTGATGTGGCTTTGGTAATTGGTGCAAACGATGTTGTCAATCCTGCCGCACGGCACGATACTGCGAGTCCGATTTATGGAATGCCGATTTTAGAAGTAGACAGGGCAAAGCATACAATCGTGATTAAGCGAGGCATGAGTACGGGTTTTGCAGGGGTAGACAACGAGTTATTCTACAAAGACAAAACCATGATGTTTTTTGGTAGTGCTAAAGATGCCGTAGCGAAGTTAGTCTCGGAAGTGAAGCATCTGTAG
- a CDS encoding (2Fe-2S) ferredoxin domain-containing protein — MGNGSNFRQRVLVCQNRTCRKQGARKVLAAFQAQLVPGVEVVSSACLGQCGMGPMVLVLPEEVWYCGVRADEVLAIAQRHLREGKPVTTMLYKKFHH, encoded by the coding sequence ATGGGGAATGGATCTAATTTTCGTCAGCGAGTTTTAGTCTGTCAAAACCGTACTTGTCGCAAGCAAGGTGCGCGTAAGGTACTAGCAGCATTTCAAGCGCAGTTAGTTCCTGGGGTGGAAGTTGTGAGTAGTGCTTGCTTGGGACAATGCGGTATGGGACCGATGGTATTAGTCTTACCAGAAGAGGTTTGGTATTGCGGGGTACGTGCTGATGAAGTTTTGGCGATCGCCCAACGCCACCTTAGAGAGGGGAAACCCGTCACGACTATGCTGTACAAAAAGTTTCATCATTAG
- a CDS encoding DUF6737 family protein, whose protein sequence is MHQLPNRKPVSVWNYKPWWCQPWSIFLTGVTLISGSWLLLKTWWLTILVAIPVLTWMTFFLFIYPRLVIQDGILDALPPNDE, encoded by the coding sequence ATGCATCAACTTCCCAATCGCAAACCCGTCAGTGTCTGGAATTATAAGCCTTGGTGGTGTCAGCCTTGGTCGATTTTCCTTACAGGTGTAACGCTCATTAGCGGTAGTTGGTTGTTACTGAAAACTTGGTGGCTGACGATTCTCGTTGCCATACCCGTACTCACCTGGATGACTTTTTTTCTCTTCATTTACCCTAGATTAGTCATACAAGATGGTATTTTGGACGCATTGCCACCTAACGACGAATAG
- a CDS encoding serine/threonine protein kinase, translated as MEQTHLDWLIELIERELLPGLQIDSIEPHNPVVVTKVPSPWQLLGTGNYAAVFYHPSQPDRVVKVYAPYRPGWTEEVEVYQRLGSHPAFSECLYAEEGWLIMKRLYGMTLYDCMHKGIPIPKQVIKDIDAALDYARKRELHPHDVHGRNIMMWEGRGFVVDVSDFLHKEACSAWQDLKKAYYWLYLPILCPLRLRMPYFILNIVRKFYRFYRRL; from the coding sequence ATGGAACAAACGCATCTGGATTGGTTAATCGAGCTGATCGAGCGAGAATTACTGCCTGGATTACAGATTGACAGCATCGAACCCCACAACCCTGTAGTCGTCACTAAAGTTCCTTCCCCTTGGCAATTACTAGGAACGGGGAATTATGCCGCAGTATTCTATCACCCCAGCCAGCCAGATCGAGTCGTGAAAGTCTATGCGCCCTATCGTCCAGGTTGGACGGAGGAAGTAGAAGTTTACCAACGTTTGGGTTCCCATCCTGCTTTCTCGGAATGTTTATACGCTGAGGAAGGCTGGCTAATCATGAAACGGTTGTATGGCATGACTCTTTACGACTGTATGCATAAAGGAATACCAATTCCAAAGCAAGTGATTAAAGACATCGACGCAGCTTTAGATTATGCCCGCAAGCGCGAACTGCATCCTCACGATGTCCACGGTCGGAATATTATGATGTGGGAAGGTAGGGGGTTTGTGGTAGATGTGTCTGATTTCTTGCATAAAGAGGCTTGCTCGGCATGGCAAGATTTGAAGAAAGCTTACTACTGGTTGTATCTACCGATTCTTTGTCCGCTGCGGCTGCGAATGCCTTATTTTATTTTAAATATCGTGCGCAAGTTCTACCGTTTTTATCGACGCTTGTAA